The Motacilla alba alba isolate MOTALB_02 chromosome 22, Motacilla_alba_V1.0_pri, whole genome shotgun sequence genome has a window encoding:
- the LOC119710768 gene encoding uncharacterized protein LOC119710768 produces MHLPSQQSDNNCQVSVGGVFQNLTLSSLTRVVVIEQRSNQFSWKTIWNYNMGIIATKLVQQNTCYISVMNRNEMPSFENLAHLASQNGNQVGLGRPSKEITFVTNGLVSNLSSYGIDITAMCSGLTTYMATEVNTFQGPQVNLGSCITLDVLRIVELKYCTGNGNGNWNGNIPSQQIPGGEGNTQVIIGGQSQVVTINRQWHVAIIEKKAGIGSWKTIWNYNTGVIATKVTQQNACYISIMNRNEMPSFNNLARLAQESRNQFGLGRPTKKITFVTNGLVSNLRSYGADVFSMCSGLTTYMAYEVHGPQVNLGSCITLHVLRVVDLKYCTGNGNGQSQQIPGGEGNTQVIIGGQSQIVTINRQWHVAIIEKKAGIGSWKTIWNYNTGVIATKVTQQNTCYISIMNRNEMPSFNNLARLAQESRNQFGLGRPTKKITFVTNGLVSNLRSYGADVFSMCSGLTTYMAYEVHGPQVNLGSCITLDVLRVVDLKYCTGNGNGQSQQIPGGNFNNTQVIIGGQSQVVTIHRQWHVAIIEKKAGIGSWKTIWNYNTGVIATKVTQQNTCYISIMNRNEMPSFNNLARLAQESRNQFGLGRPTKKITFVTNGLVSNLRSYGADVFSMCSGLTTYMAYEVHGPQVNLGSCITLDVLGVVDLRYCTGNFHGNGQSQQTGNNCHFSGACVFQNMTLSSQTREVIIEQRSQQFSWKTIWNYNTGIIATKVVQEGTCYISTMNRNEMPTFDALVTYASENRNQAGLGRPTKRITFVTNGLVSNLRSYGADVFSMCSGLTTYMAYEVHGPQLNQGSCISLDVLKLVELNYCGGNIKA; encoded by the exons ATGCATCTCCCT TCTCAGCAGTCAGATAACAACTGCCAGGTCTCTGTTGGTGGTGTTTTCCAAAACCTGACTCTCAGCAGTCTGACACGTGTGGTGGTTATTGAACAAAGGAGCAACCAGTTCTCATGGAAAACCATCTGGAACTACAACATG GGTATCATTGCAACCAAACTGGTGCAACAGAACACCTGCTACATTTCTGTCATGAACAGAAATGAGATGCCCAGCTTTGAGAATCTGGCCCACCTGGCTTCACAGAATGGG AACCAGGTTGGCCTTGGAAGACCTTCCAAGGAGATCACCTTTGTCACCAATGGATTGGTCAGCAACCTCAGCTCCTACGGAATAGACATCACAGCTATGTGCAGCGGACTCACCACCTACATGGCTACCGAAGTTAACA ctttccagggACCCCAGGTGAATCTGGGATCATGCATTACCCTGGATGTCCTGAGAATTGTGGAGCTGAAGTATTGCACTGGCAATGGAAATGGCAATTGGAATGGCAATATCCCG TCTCAGCAGATTCCCGGTGGTGAGGGCAACACACAAGTCATCATTGGTGGCCAGTCCCAAGTTGTGACCATCAACAGGCAATGGCATGTGGCAATCATTGAGAAAAAGGCTGGCATTGGGTCCTGGAAAACCATCTGGAACTACAACACG ggTGTCATTGCAACCAAAGTCACTCAGCAGAACGCCTGCTACATTTCCATCATGAACAGAAATGAGATGCCCAGCTTCAATAACCTGGCCCGCCTGGCACAAGAGAGCAGG AACCAGTTTGGTCTTGGAAGACCTACCAAGAAGATCACCTTTGTCACCAATGGATTGGTCAGCAACCTCAGGTCTTATGGAGCAGATGTCTTCTCTATGTGCAGTGGCCTCACCACCTACATGGCTTATGAAGTTCACG GACCCCAGGTGAATCTGGGATCATGCATTACCCTCCATGTCCTGAGGGTCGTGGATCTGAAGTACTGCACTGGCAATGGCAATGGACAG TCTCAGCAGATTCCCGGTGGTGAGGGCAACACACAAGTCATCATTGGTGGCCAGTCCCAAATTGTGACCATCAACAGGCAATGGCATGTGGCAATCATTGAGAAAAAGGCTGGCATTGGGTCCTGGAAAACCATCTGGAACTACAACACG ggtGTCATTGCAACCAAAGTCACTCAGCAGAACACCTGCTACATTTCCATCATGAACAGAAATGAGATGCCCAGCTTCAATAACCTGGCCCGCCTGGCACAAGAGAGCAGG AACCAGTTTGGTCTTGGAAGACCTACCAAGAAGATCACCTTTGTCACCAATGGATTGGTCAGCAACCTCAGGTCTTATGGAGCAGATGTCTTCTCTATGTGCAGTGGCCTCACCACCTACATGGCTTATGAAGTTCACG GACCCCAGGTGAATCTGGGATCGTGCATTACCCTGGATGTCCTGAGGGTCGTGGATCTGAAGTACTGCACTGGCAATGGCAATGGACAG TCTCAGCAGATTCCAGGTGGCAACTTCAACAACACACAAGTCATCATTGGTGGCCAGTCCCAAGTTGTGACCATCCACAGGCAATGGCATGTGGCAATCATTGAGAAAAAGGCTGGCATTGGGTCCTGGAAAACCATCTGGAACTACAACACG ggtGTCATTGCAACCAAAGTCACTCAGCAGAACACCTGCTACATTTCCATCATGAACAGAAATGAGATGCCCAGCTTCAATAACCTGGCCCGCCTGGCACAAGAGAGCAGG AACCAGTTTGGTCTTGGAAGACCTACCAAGAAGATCACCTTTGTCACCAATGGATTGGTCAGCAACCTCAGGTCTTATGGAGCAGATGTCTTCTCTATGTGCAGTGGCCTCACCACCTACATGGCTTATGAAGTTCACG GACCCCAGGTGAATCTGGGATCATGCATTACCCTCGATGTCCTGGGAGTTGTGGATCTGAGGTACTGCACTGGAAATTTCCATGGCAATGGACAG TCTCAGCAGACAGGTAACAACTGCCATTTCTCTGGTGCCTGTGTTTTCCAAAACATGACCCTCAGCAGTCAAACACGTGAGGTGATTATCGAGCAAAGGAGCCAGCAGTTCTCCTGGAAAACCATCTGGAACTACAACACG GGCATCATTGCAACCAAAGTGGTGCAAGAGGGAACGTGCTACATTTCCACCATGAACAGAAATGAGATGCCCACCTTTGATGCTCTCGTCACATACGCTTCAGAGAACAGG AACCAGGCTGGCCTTGGAAGACCTACCAAGAGGATCACCTTTGTCACCAATGGATTGGTCAGCAACCTCAGGTCTTATGGAGCAGATGTCTTCTCTATGTGCAGTGGCCTCACCACCTACATGGCTTATGAAGTTCACG GACCCCAGCTGAATCAGGGATCATGTATCTCTCTTGATGTCCTCAAACTTGTGGAGCTGAATTATTGTGGTGGCAATATCAAGGCCTGA
- the LOC119710767 gene encoding gastrokine-1-like, with protein sequence MHLPIWTAVLLGLVLTPALADHHQQTEVSKKISISGGYQIMTINRKWLVASIEQKTNHGYWKTIWNYDTGFMATKVLPERACYISIMNRTEMPSLDALPQLAADVRNQNHPRPPVKEITFTLIRRAIRDLESYGPDIFSMCRGLSTYVAYEVHGPQFNLGSCLKLDVLQYLALTYCHNDNFV encoded by the exons ATGCATCTCCCT atttggACTGCAGTCCTTCTTGGACTCGTCCTGACTCCAGCCCTTGCTGATCAC cATCAACAGACTGAAGTAAGCAAGAAAATCTCCATTAGTGGAGGCTACCAAATCATGACCATCAACAGGAAATGGCTGGTGGCAAGTATTGAGCAAAAGACCAACCACGGGTACTGGAAAACCATCTGGAACTATGACACA GGCTTTATGGCAACCAAAGTGCTGCCAGAGAGAGCTTGCTACATTTCCATCATGAACAGAACAGAGATGCCCAGCCTTGATGCACttccccagctggctgcagacGTCAGG AACCAGAATCATCCCAGACCCCCTGTGAAGGAGATCACGTTCACCCTCATCAGGAGAGCCATTCGTGACCTCGAATCCTATGGACCAGACATCTTCTCCATGTGCAGAGGGCTCTCCACTTACGTGGCCTATGAAGTTCACG GACCCCAATTCAATCTCGGATCGTGCCTCAAGCTCGATGTCCTTCAATACCTGGCCCTCACCTACTGCCACAATGATAACTTTGTGTAA